From the Drechmeria coniospora strain ARSEF 6962 chromosome 02, whole genome shotgun sequence genome, the window CTTCGTGCCCAGACAACTGGTCCAGCAGCTGGCCGGTCTGGACCGACCAGATGTGTATGTCGAACGAGTTGAGAGATCCTGCCGCGACGACCTCTCCGCTCGGGTCGACGGCCATGCAGGAGAAGGACAGTCGAGTCGGCGCCGTGAAGGTGCGGAAATTTCTGTAGCGGATGAGATCCCAAGCCCGAATGGAGCCGTCAAGACTGGATGTGAAGAGGACGTTGCCCTTTTTCGCAAACTCGCAGCCGGTGACGCCACTCGTGTGCTCGGTAAAGGTGACGATGCAAAAGCCGGATTCGATGTCCCAGACTTTGAtcttgccatcgtcggccgtcgtcacgaTTCGATGGCCGTCGGGAGAGTAGGTAAGCGAGTTCATCGAGTCAAAATGGCCTTGCTGCTTGAGGATGTACGACTCCGACTGCCACTCCCAGACGAGCAGTTGGCCCAGATTGGAGGCGCCAAACGCCAGCCACTCTCCGGTCTTGTTGATCGTTACGAAGTCGATGTCGTTTTGTGATATGCTGAGCTTGTGGATGTTGTTGAAGTCGGGCATTTCGTACAGGCCAAAGGTGCCGTTGGAGAAACCGGCGACCAACAGGTTTGTTTGTGCGTGGAATGCGGCGCATTGGACATGGGCACTTCCCTGCATAAAGTAGTGCCTCTCGACGATTCGCCATCGCATGTTggattcgtcgtcgtcctcttcgtctcTCATCTCATCGTTGATGGGCTTCACGTAGCGCCATTCGAAGACGGCGCCATCCTGGCTAGCCGTGTAGATGATTTCTTGGTTTTCGGAGAACCAAGCgcccacgacggcctgcTTGTGCCCCGAAAGCACAGTCGGCGTGAAGCCTTCCTCCGGGTCCACGCTCCATATCCTTGCCGTCAGGTCGCTCGAGGATGTGAGGAAGAACCTCGAATCGCTCGACCATTCGATGTGCCGCACGGTATCAAAGTGCCCGGTGTGTCTGTGGTGCCTCACAAAGGGTGCGAATTCAAGCTCACCGTCGAGGTTGGAGTCGGGCGTCGAAGGCACGTGCCAGACTTCGGTGATGCGGCCCAGGCCGATGACAAAGTGCTTGCCGGACGGGGAAAAGGAGAGCGCTGTGACCGGCGATCCGAAGGAGAAGTGGTAGATGGAGATGCGACGGAGGACATTCGTGAGGATCGCgtggccgtcctcgtcgacggtaaGGAGAATGTTGCCCCGTGGAGTAAGTCCTAATCTCGAGATGTTCTTGCGGTGTGCAAAGGGAAGAGTGTATGATTTGTTCCTGGAAGGGATTCTCGGTCAGGGATGGTGCTTTCCTATCCGATTCTCTCGTTTCGCCAGAGCACGTACTCGACCAGGTCAAAGACCGTCACCCGGTTGCCCACAGGCGAGAAGAGATGGGTGCCATCGGGGCTGAATAGCAAGTTGCCCTGGCAGTAGACGGTGCCCAGCAAGTTCGAGAACTGCCCATCGCCGCGTGGTGTTAGCAGGGCGCCCAAACCCTTTGCCAATTACACATCGATTCGGGGCCTCATACCTTGAAGTCAGTCTTCATTGTCAGCTACGGACGGGCTACTAGGCCATGATACAACGACGTCGTCAAAGGACTTCTTGGAGGGACTGCCAAAATTCTAGCTGGGGCCGATCCCCTCGTCTTATCGATAAGCGACAGGTCGCATTTTTCTACAGCAACAGCCTGGTCAAGTAAtcccggccgacgacgaatcAGGAGGAAGCAACCGGCAGATAATTAATCCTGCGCCTGGTCGCTAGTCCCACTTGGGCCAAGGCGCATGCAAGCACGAAGTCACGGCATCCAGCGCGTGCCCGCACACTTTGTCAACGCGGCAAAGAGCGTAGAACTAAGGAACGGGCTGCCCCCAACGCACTCACTCCGACCAACAGGCTAGTCTCAGTTCAGCCAACGAGCCAGGGCAACAGCAAAATTGGTAGCCACGACCCGCCCTTGTATGAACCAGACGGACAGGCTGCTCGTACGTCCCCTAGCAGGTCCAAGTACCCAATCCAaccatccatccgtccattTCCTATTTGAATTCCCCTGAAGGGCAgcatctgcatctgcatcgcACATCCACCACAGCGCCTTGCCGGCTCCGGACCTACCCATCACAAACGCCCGAGGCCTCGCCTTCATCGATTCGACTCGCAAGCGACGACGGAAGTCGCCCGACCGTCTTTATCATTTAATCCTCTTACCCTTCTCAAAAGTCGCGTAAGATGGCTCCTGCGGCTGCGGAAAGCGCCTCGCCGATTGGCATTGCCAATCTACCCAACCAGCGACACAAGATTGTCGCCAAACGCGGTGCCGGCTTCACCATCATGGTATGTATCACGCCCGATTCCGActcgtcgctcgccgaccggcaccgccggcgtATCACACCTCCCCCTCATCTTGTTTTCTTGTTGGGAGAGGGGTAACCAACCGCTGACCGTCGGGCAGGTTGCCGGCGAGTCTGGTTTGGGCAAGACGACCTTTATCAACACACTCTTTTCCACAACCATCAAGAACTATGCGGACCACCGAAAGCGTCACCAGAAGCAAGTCGACAAGACGGTCGAGATTGAGATCACCAAGGCCGAACTGGAGGAGAAGTTTTTCAAGGGTATGTCAccgccgcccacgacgccCGCTCCCGACGTGGACCCTTGCTAACGGCGCCCTTCCGACGCACTCCAGTCCGTCTCACCGTCATCGACACGCCCGGCTTCGGTGACTACGTCAACAACCGTGACTCCTGGATGCCCATCATCGAATTCCTCGACGACCAGCACGAGTCGTACATGCTTcaggagcagcagccgcGCCGGCAGGACAAGATCGACCTCCGCGTCCACGCCTGCCTCTACTTCATCCGCCCTACGGGCCACACGCTCAAGCCCTTGGATATCGAGGTCATGAAGCGCCTCTGCTCCCGCGTCAACCTGATTCCCGTCATCGCCAAAGCCGACACGCTGAGCCCGGCTGACCTGGCTAGGTTCAAGCAAAGAGTAGGCGAGGCCCGTCCCGTCAGCCCGAGATGACCGCTAATCGATCTCCAGATCATCTCCGTCATCGAGGCCCAGAACATCAAGATCTACCAACCGCCgatcgaggacgacgacgaggctgccgccCAGCACGCCCGCAGCTTGATGGCCGCCATGCCCTTTGCCGTCATCGGCTCCGAGAAGGACGTCAAGACGAGCGACGGCCGCATCGTCAAGGGCCGGCAATACTCGtggggcgtcgccgaggtcgagaacGAGGACCACTGCGACTTCAAGAAGCTGCGCTCCATCCTGATCCGAACCCACATGCTCGATCTCATCCACACCACCGAGGAGCTGCACTACGAGGCCTACCGTGCCCAGCAGATGGAGACGCGCAAGTTCGGCGAGGCTCGCCCCAGAAAGCTGGACAACCCCAAGttcaaggaggaggaggaggctcTGCGAAAGCGTTTCACCGAGCAGGTCAAGATCGAGGAGCAACGGTTCCGACAGTGGGAGCAGAAGCTCATCGCCGAGCGCGACCGCCTCAACAAGGATCTCGAGCAGACCCACGCCCAGATCAAGCAGCTCGAGACGGAGCTCGAGTCGATGCAGGGCAGCGCCGTTCGCAGCCACGGCCGTCGCTGAGCCGgacgcctcggcgccggcgagccaAGTTGATGTTGGACAGCCCGTCATTGTTTCATTTGCTAGTCGCTCCGCTTCGAGACTTGGGGAGTCGGACGAGAGGGTATTCGAGAACGTCACCACGAAAGAAGGTACCATGTGGATGCTTGCGTCAGCCGCTACGAGTGCTGGGATAATGCGCTGCCGCCAGCCGATGCGCGGGCCATGGTTGTGAAGTATCGCAGGCGCTCTTTCCTGTTTTTTCTCCATCCTGCTGCTACTTGACGTGGCCAGCCTCGGCAGACGGTTCTTCTCGAACACGCAGGAGCGCGTGATGGATGCTTGTTGATCATGTAGCCTTAGTTTAGTTTCCTCTCTCACAAAAGTCTCACATTCCTTCCAGCGGGGCAGCGCCATGGATTCAAGGTGGAAGCAGCCGTCAAATACTATGATACAAAGTGAAGACGTAAAACAAAGACATACTTCGTGCGAGCGACAGCACGTCGCACGAGTTCGGAAGCACAGCGCAGCAATGCAAGCCGGCAGGAGGGGTCGCTTCCACCGAACCCTGCCCACACCCGCATGCTCGCGAGTTCcttttcctcgtcggcatcgggcTGTCAGGCGGGGAAATGCAGCATGGGCTCAGCATGCCAGGCTCGTCCGCGTTGCCCCTTCGGCATCATCATGCGGCGCGCGTGAGAAAGGGGGGCCCATTCGGATCGCCAGCACGCCTCCGGGGATGGCGGGTTGCCGTCAAACGGCGTCTATGCTAGCTCGCGTCGTGAGCTGCTCATTCTTGTTGCCCAGCCTTGATATCTGCAGGAAGGCATCGACGCCGTAGCCCTCGAGGCTATGCAGGTTCAGGCTGCCCGCCCAGTACTCGGCGTACACGCGGCTCAGGGGaaggccgatgccgagccgCAAGTTTGGCGGTCGGCTCGTGAGTGACGAGAGAGAGCACTGGTAGGTAGGTGGTGTTTGGACGTCGGCccgggcggcgtcgtcgtcggcgtggaGCTCCTGCAAGGTGGCGGCCATGCGAGGCACCTGTCCGAGGTTCTCGAGGAGATTTTGGCTCTGCGGACCTTTGCTGAAGGACCACAGGTAGGGAAGTTCATTGTGGGGaatgccgccgcctcggtccGAGATGCGGAAGATGACGTGCTCCTGAGCTTCACATATGGTGACCTCGATGGGCGGCGGGGGCGAGGACGGTTCGGCAGACTTTTGCCAACGATCGATGACCGCTTGGACCGAGTTCCggaggagctcgccgacgatgtACTCGATGTGGCTGAGAATGTAGGGGAAGCTGGCGTTGAGGTGGCCGATGACGTTGACGTCAGGTATCAGGACGTCGGGTCCATTCGTGGAGCGAGCGAGGGCGGTGACGGCCCTGGAGCAGCGATCAATGACATCCTTGGCGGAGCATTTGATGAAGACTTCGCCGATAAAGTCCGACTCGGAgagcttggccgtcggcgagaagCAAGATGAGTTGTACGTCTCCGTGAGGGACAGGTGCTGCTCAGCGATGACGCGGCGGGAGATACGCTGCAGGCGGAGCGTGTGCCCATGTCAGCGAGGGTGGACGAGGTGGGCGGAGGGCTTGCCTGCGGGCGACTCACGGATCGAAGAATGGTGTTCATGAACTTGTCGAGCTCCGCCGAATCCATCAGGCCACCGCACTCGAGAATTCCCATGGCCAGCTTTGGTATGACCGTCAGGTGGCTCTTCAGGTTCTGAGCAATGACATCGCACAGCCGGTCGTTGTCCTCAAGCGACTTGACCT encodes:
- a CDS encoding Periodic tryptophan protein 2 — its product is MKTDFKFSNLLGTVYCQGNLLFSPDGTHLFSPVGNRVTVFDLVENKSYTLPFAHRKNISRLGLTPRGNILLTVDEDGHAILTNVLRRISIYHFSFGSPVTALSFSPSGKHFVIGLGRITEVWHVPSTPDSNLDGELEFAPFVRHHRHTGHFDTVRHIEWSSDSRFFLTSSSDLTARIWSVDPEEGFTPTVLSGHKQAVVGAWFSENQEIIYTASQDGAVFEWRYVKPINDEMRDEEDDDESNMRWRIVERHYFMQGSAHVQCAAFHAQTNLLVAGFSNGTFGLYEMPDFNNIHKLSISQNDIDFVTINKTGEWLAFGASNLGQLLVWEWQSESYILKQQGHFDSMNSLTYSPDGHRIVTTADDGKIKVWDIESGFCIVTFTEHTSGVTGCEFAKKGNVLFTSSLDGSIRAWDLIRYRNFRTFTAPTRLSFSCMAVDPSGEVVAAGSLNSFDIHIWSVQTGQLLDQLSGHEGPVSALAFAPNGSSLVSGSWDRTARIWSIFDRTQTSEPLQLQADVLDIAVRPDSLQLAISTLDGQLTFWSLSDAEQVAGLDGRRDVSGGRSHTDRRTAANVAGTKSFNSIRYSMDGSCLLAGGNSKYICLYSVTTMVLLKKFTVSVNLSLSGTQEFLNSKLLTEAGPTAALDDEDGKGTDMGLPGSKRGDPSARKKLPAVRVNGIGFSPSGTAFCAASTEGLLIYSLDTTVAFDPFDLSMEITPASTLNVLENEGDYLKALVMAFRLNEAGLVKRVFQAVPPADIPLVVADLPTVYVSRLLRFVAAQTEESPHIEFCLVWIKALVDKHGAWLTANRGKVNVELRLISRAISQMRDEIRRLADENVYMVDYLLGQAGKQTQKEIDGPGQSRERSTRIDLGAENDEADGGSDEDEWIGLD
- a CDS encoding cell division control protein 12; translated protein: MAPAAAESASPIGIANLPNQRHKIVAKRGAGFTIMVAGESGLGKTTFINTLFSTTIKNYADHRKRHQKQVDKTVEIEITKAELEEKFFKVRLTVIDTPGFGDYVNNRDSWMPIIEFLDDQHESYMLQEQQPRRQDKIDLRVHACLYFIRPTGHTLKPLDIEVMKRLCSRVNLIPVIAKADTLSPADLARFKQRIISVIEAQNIKIYQPPIEDDDEAAAQHARSLMAAMPFAVIGSEKDVKTSDGRIVKGRQYSWGVAEVENEDHCDFKKLRSILIRTHMLDLIHTTEELHYEAYRAQQMETRKFGEARPRKLDNPKFKEEEEALRKRFTEQVKIEEQRFRQWEQKLIAERDRLNKDLEQTHAQIKQLETELESMQGSAVRSHGRR